The following proteins are co-located in the Primulina tabacum isolate GXHZ01 chromosome 11, ASM2559414v2, whole genome shotgun sequence genome:
- the LOC142519445 gene encoding small ribosomal subunit protein eS25 codes for MAPKKEKAPPPSSKPAKSGGGKQKKKKWSKGKQKEKVNNMVMFDKATYDKLLSEAPKYKLITPSVLSDRLRINGSLARKAIKELMARGLIRMVSVHSSQQIYTRATNT; via the exons ATG GCGCCGAAGAAGGAGAAGGCTCCTCCACCGTCGTCCAAACCGGCGAAGTCCGGCGGAGGAAAGCAGAAGAAGAAG AAGTGGAGCAAGGGAAAGCAAAAGGAAAAGGTGAACAACATGGTGATGTTCGATAAAGCAACCTACGATAAGTTGCTGTCCGAGGCGCCTAAGTACAAGCTCATCACTCCTTCAGTTCTCTCCGATCGTCTCAGA ATCAATGGATCACTTGCAAGAAAAGCAATCAAGGAACTGATGGCTCGAGGTTTGATCAGAATGGTGTCGGTTCACTCAAGCCAGCAGATATACACCAGAGCCACAAACACCTAG
- the LOC142518882 gene encoding uncharacterized protein LOC142518882, whose translation MLETSRLPKVTLNEVSSVETDNMDMNFSEETNPLLGGRSSSSDKAFHMEANFDSSSFKTPGLEVKIPMKCAYQAKQKSNLCMDISPNAEPVYRWVKRLKLSSSHSSARGTESINLAENSNRKRNNFFSRVLKSDVTRSESTLKDRSW comes from the exons ATGCTAGAGACATCAAGACTTCCTAAAGTTACCTTAAACGAAGTATCATCAGTTGAGACTGACAACATGGACATGAATTTTTCAGAAGAGACAAACCCGCTTTTAG GGGGCCGTTCTTCCTCATCAGATAAG GCCTTCCATATGGAAGCGAATTTTGATTCTAGCTCCTTTAAGACTCCGGGTCTGGAAGTGAAAATACCCATGAAATGCGCCTATCAGGCGAAACAAAAGTCTAATCTCTGCATGGATATTTCTCCCAATGCTGAGCCAGTCTACAGATGGGTTAAACGCCTAAAGCTGAGCTCGTCCCACTCCTCTGCTCGAGGCACAGAGAGCATAAATCTAGCTGAAAACTCTAACAGAAAAAGGAACAATTTTTTCAGCAGAGTTCTTAAAAGTGACGTCACAAGATCAGAATCTACTCTTAAGGATAGGTCATGGTGA
- the LOC142519819 gene encoding basic leucine zipper 43-like, with product MSAILTELFLSEGFMINSSYRLRWYKIIESRTDIAKVDIGYHLGPAESNTFSNLNSDLGTLMDSSSGISSISSGFQNSGSEENLQLLLLDQRRRKRMISNRESARRSRLRKQKRLDELMAQVAEIRKENRQILTRLNVTTQHYLNVEAENAVIRAQAAELSHRLQSLNEIAGFVSVCGGFCAAAAEEEPACVLAESAWDYFGINNMSHPIIMEELQ from the exons ATGTCTGCGATTCTGACTGAACTCTTCCTCTCTGAGGGTTTTATGATCAATTCATCTTACAGGCTCAGG tGGTATAAAATTATCGAATCAAGAACAGATATAGCTAAAGTAGATATAGGTTATCATCTGGGTCCTGCTGAATCGAACACTTTCAGCAATTTGAACTCGGATCTTGGTACTTTAATGGACTCGTCAAGTGGGATCTCTTCAATTTCATCTGGGTTTCAGAATTCAGGCTCCGAAGAAAATCTGCAGCTGCTACTATTGGACCAACGGAGAAGAAAGCGCATGATCTCGAACCGCGAGTCGGCTCGTCGGAGCCGGCTCAGGAAGCAGAAGCGCCTCGACGAATTGATGGCTCAAGTGGCTGAGATCAGGAAAGAGAATCGTCAGATCCTCACCCGCCTCAATGTCACCACGCAGCATTACCTGAATGTTGAAGCCGAGAATGCTGTTATCAGAGCTCAAGCCGCCGAACTGAGCCACCGGCTCCAGTCCCTGAACGAGATCGCCGGCTTTGTGAGCGTCTGTGGTGGCTTCTGCGCCGCCGCGGCTGAGGAGGAGCCTGCCTGTGTTTTGGCTGAATCGGCTTGGGATTACTTTGGGATTAATAATATGAGCCACCCGATAATTATGGAAGAGTTGCAATAA